In a single window of the Deltaproteobacteria bacterium genome:
- a CDS encoding ATP-binding protein yields MNTALINALKRQAKEVEQILKFGVVGREKVEAKLRSYLPMAQVKVILGPRRAGKSTLALKSLRGERFAFVSLEDEVVLGAIAENDELMEALELVEPQAEYYVLDEIQNLPNWEIFVNRQQRRGKNMIITGSNSKLLSKELASSLTGRHIIVELFPFNFEEYCVARSIDATAVRVDALDSWMELGGFPEVVLQRTDPAAYLRTLFDAVILRDVVNRHRIRNTVAIRSLANLLINSVSSRFSARSLERALHQVGFATIQKYLGYLHEAYLFFELQAFSYKTRQRISSTRKIYTVDNGFVSACSDQTRSQRGALLENAVFVELLRRGHVCNLSLFYVQTSQKNEVDFFLPNSNPGPELIQVCTSLDNPLTVERELRALRQAAREFGAKRLTIITLRDEASYEVDGTPANVVPLISWLREV; encoded by the coding sequence ATGAATACGGCACTTATCAATGCGCTAAAACGTCAGGCCAAGGAAGTAGAGCAAATTCTAAAGTTTGGCGTTGTTGGAAGAGAGAAGGTCGAGGCTAAGCTTCGCTCGTATCTTCCTATGGCGCAAGTAAAGGTCATTCTTGGACCTAGGCGTGCGGGCAAATCAACTCTTGCTCTTAAGTCGTTACGGGGCGAGAGATTTGCTTTCGTGAGCCTTGAGGATGAAGTGGTTTTGGGTGCGATTGCCGAAAATGATGAGCTCATGGAGGCGCTTGAGCTTGTCGAGCCGCAGGCAGAATATTACGTGCTCGACGAGATCCAAAATCTTCCCAATTGGGAGATTTTCGTAAATCGCCAGCAGCGCCGCGGAAAGAACATGATTATTACTGGCTCAAACTCAAAATTACTCAGCAAGGAACTTGCGTCCTCACTTACCGGCCGCCACATTATCGTTGAATTATTCCCATTTAACTTTGAGGAATATTGTGTTGCGCGCTCGATAGATGCAACGGCTGTTAGAGTCGATGCGCTAGATAGTTGGATGGAACTTGGCGGATTTCCCGAGGTAGTTTTGCAAAGAACTGATCCTGCTGCCTATTTGCGCACTCTCTTTGATGCTGTAATTTTACGCGATGTTGTTAATCGCCATCGCATCAGAAATACCGTGGCAATTCGCAGCCTCGCGAATCTCTTAATTAATTCTGTAAGTTCGCGTTTTTCGGCGCGAAGTTTGGAAAGGGCTTTGCACCAAGTTGGATTTGCTACGATTCAAAAATATTTGGGATATCTTCACGAGGCCTATCTTTTTTTTGAGCTTCAGGCATTTAGTTACAAGACGCGCCAGCGCATTTCTTCTACGCGAAAGATTTACACGGTTGATAATGGATTTGTAAGCGCATGTTCCGATCAGACTCGGAGTCAGCGCGGAGCACTCTTAGAAAATGCAGTTTTTGTAGAACTCCTGCGCAGGGGACATGTTTGCAATTTGTCTCTTTTTTATGTTCAGACTTCCCAAAAGAACGAAGTGGATTTTTTTCTGCCTAATTCTAATCCCGGCCCCGAGCTCATTCAAGTCTGTACCTCATTAGATAATCCCTTAACCGTAGAAAGAGAATTAAGGGCGCTAAGGCAAGCCGCGAGAGAATTTGGCGCAAAGCGTTTAACTATTATCACCTTGCGCGACGAAGCAAGCTATGAGGTAGATGGAACCCCGGCAAACGTGGTTCCCCTAATTAGTTGGTTAAGAGAGGTTTAG
- the rplU gene encoding 50S ribosomal protein L21: MFAVIRTGGKQYRVEPDSIINIEKIKGEVGDDLMLSEVLLVDNGAEVKVGQPLVEGAAVNIVIMRHGRAKKLIAFKKIRRHGKQVKKGHRQSFTQVRVKNIVC, from the coding sequence ATGTTTGCCGTCATTAGAACAGGTGGAAAACAGTATCGGGTTGAGCCTGACAGTATTATTAATATTGAGAAAATTAAGGGAGAGGTTGGTGACGACCTCATGCTTAGCGAAGTCCTTTTGGTAGATAATGGCGCAGAAGTAAAAGTTGGGCAGCCATTAGTCGAAGGAGCTGCCGTGAATATAGTGATTATGCGCCACGGCAGGGCAAAAAAGCTGATTGCTTTTAAGAAGATACGCCGCCATGGCAAGCAAGTAAAAAAGGGGCATCGCCAGAGCTTTACGCAGGTGCGTGTGAAAAATATAGTCTGCTAG
- the rpmA gene encoding 50S ribosomal protein L27 — translation MAHKKAGSSSRNGRDSRGQRRGIKKFGGESVIAGNILVRQLGTKFHPGNNVGMGRDYTLFALKNGSVAFEDKRGRKVISVY, via the coding sequence ATGGCACATAAAAAGGCGGGCAGTTCGTCGCGCAATGGACGCGACTCGAGGGGGCAGCGTCGAGGAATAAAAAAGTTTGGTGGTGAAAGCGTAATTGCTGGAAACATATTGGTTCGACAGCTAGGCACCAAGTTCCACCCAGGAAATAATGTCGGCATGGGGCGCGACTATACTCTTTTTGCACTAAAGAACGGAAGCGTGGCTTTTGAGGACAAGCGCGGAAGAAAGGTCATTAGCGTTTACTAA
- the rsfS gene encoding ribosome silencing factor, producing the protein MTSTNSLTSPNHLSGYEIATQAMTSAIEQKARDVSGLNLQGISDVTEYFIIVSGTSARHVRGIADKIKHDLRERGEKPISSIGYEVAEWVLLDYGNVVVHVFLEQTRQYYGLDEVWKHAPRLSLSTELEAEAKKLRTGMF; encoded by the coding sequence ATGACATCAACTAATAGCCTAACATCCCCAAATCACTTATCTGGATACGAAATTGCGACACAGGCCATGACATCAGCCATTGAGCAAAAGGCTAGGGATGTTTCTGGCCTAAATCTTCAGGGTATTTCAGATGTAACAGAGTATTTTATTATAGTTAGCGGCACATCAGCTCGCCATGTTCGCGGCATTGCGGACAAGATAAAGCACGATTTGCGGGAGAGAGGGGAAAAACCTATCTCTTCTATTGGCTACGAAGTTGCAGAATGGGTTCTGCTTGACTATGGTAATGTCGTCGTTCATGTCTTCTTGGAACAAACTCGCCAGTACTACGGCCTGGACGAAGTATGGAAACATGCGCCACGTCTATCGCTCAGCACGGAGCTAGAGGCTGAGGCTAAGAAATTGCGCACCGGCATGTTCTAA
- a CDS encoding 2,3-bisphosphoglycerate-independent phosphoglycerate mutase codes for MAKTRAKNCSLASKSRRLLALIILDGLGNNPNTEANAVSHAKTPTLDSLHRSCPYTELITCGERVGLPQGQMGNSEVGHLNIGGGRVIEQELSRINRYTSTNRLSELPVLNDLLRHLRDNPKQALHLIGLLSKGGVHSHIKHLESLITEAAKQGVQNIFIHAITDGRDRPPQAAQDEISEFLDFLRGVRQEFPALLNLRIASMIGRYFAMDRDNRWERTQIAYELFTLGKGAPAHDPLSALAGKYGESISDEFLPPLVFSLDSIERPATIADGDSILFFNFRADRMRQIVSSFCAANFDFFERAVVPKINSIHTLTEYEADFDVEVLFRPQVVSNHLGNVLSKAGLRQLRIAETEKYAHVTYFFNGGVEKQDPGESRILIPSPRDVSTYDQKPQMSAFEVTDALLSKIANDEVDVIILNYANCDMVGHTGNFSAAVKAVEAVDTCLGRAIAAIEGKGGIAIVTADHGNAEQMIDYKTGKPHTFHTTFPVPFFLVGKGFANVTLKQNGSLCDIAPTICELLEISQPAEMTGKSLLL; via the coding sequence ATGGCAAAAACGAGAGCGAAAAATTGCAGCTTAGCGAGCAAATCCAGGCGATTGCTGGCACTAATTATTCTCGACGGGCTCGGGAATAACCCAAACACCGAGGCAAATGCAGTTAGCCATGCAAAAACTCCAACGCTAGACAGCCTGCATCGCTCCTGCCCATACACTGAACTAATTACCTGCGGCGAACGCGTAGGGTTGCCGCAAGGACAAATGGGCAACTCTGAGGTTGGCCATTTAAACATCGGCGGCGGAAGGGTTATAGAGCAAGAGTTAAGCCGGATTAATCGATATACATCCACCAACAGATTAAGCGAACTACCTGTCTTAAACGATCTATTGAGGCATCTTAGAGATAATCCTAAACAAGCTTTGCACTTAATTGGCCTACTGAGTAAGGGCGGGGTGCATAGCCACATAAAACATTTAGAATCCTTGATTACGGAGGCAGCTAAGCAAGGAGTACAAAATATATTCATTCACGCCATTACCGATGGAAGGGATCGCCCCCCTCAAGCAGCTCAGGACGAAATAAGTGAATTTTTGGATTTCTTGCGCGGCGTAAGGCAAGAGTTCCCTGCTCTATTGAATTTGCGAATTGCATCTATGATTGGTCGTTACTTTGCAATGGATCGGGACAATAGATGGGAGAGAACCCAAATTGCCTATGAGCTCTTTACCCTCGGCAAAGGTGCGCCAGCGCATGACCCACTAAGCGCTCTAGCGGGAAAATATGGCGAAAGTATATCTGACGAGTTCCTCCCGCCCTTAGTTTTTTCGCTGGATTCCATAGAGCGTCCGGCTACCATAGCTGACGGAGACTCAATATTGTTTTTTAACTTTAGAGCAGACCGCATGCGCCAAATAGTTAGCTCTTTCTGTGCTGCCAATTTTGACTTTTTTGAACGAGCAGTTGTGCCTAAAATTAACTCCATTCATACACTGACAGAATACGAGGCCGATTTCGACGTAGAAGTGCTTTTTCGACCTCAGGTAGTTAGCAATCATTTGGGCAATGTGTTGTCAAAGGCGGGTTTGCGGCAACTACGCATCGCAGAAACGGAGAAGTATGCACACGTAACCTATTTTTTTAATGGTGGAGTAGAGAAGCAGGATCCGGGAGAGAGTAGAATACTAATACCTTCGCCACGAGATGTTAGCACTTACGATCAAAAGCCTCAGATGAGCGCCTTTGAGGTTACCGACGCTTTATTGAGTAAAATTGCCAATGATGAAGTGGACGTCATAATCCTAAATTACGCAAATTGCGACATGGTTGGACATACTGGCAATTTTTCTGCGGCCGTAAAGGCAGTGGAAGCGGTAGATACCTGTCTTGGCCGCGCAATTGCGGCCATAGAAGGAAAGGGCGGCATAGCCATAGTAACCGCAGATCACGGAAACGCCGAGCAAATGATCGATTACAAAACTGGCAAACCTCATACCTTTCACACCACGTTTCCAGTTCCTTTTTTTCTTGTAGGAAAAGGTTTCGCCAATGTAACATTGAAACAAAATGGCTCACTTTGCGACATTGCACCGACCATTTGCGAGCTGCTAGAAATCTCGCAGCCGGCAGAAATGACTGGTAAATCCTTATTATTATAG
- the obgE gene encoding GTPase ObgE: MRFIDEVKISVVAGNGGSGCVSWRREKFVPFGGPDGGNGGSGGSVIFQAESGLNTLIDFSFNPIITAENGNDGEANQRTGKNGLDTICKVPVGTQVFFGDKLVADISSGKARWIAARGGNGGKGNAFFKSAVNQAPDFAQTGQAGEKFEFTLILKSIADVGLVGLPNVGKSTFIASISAASPKIADYPFTTLRPNLGVVDLGEDRKFVVADIPGLIPGAHLGKGLGITFLKHIERTKVLAQFIDVSVDSAPNEREVNKAEKNDDTYIVEAAIRQFKAIDNELGEFSATLIKLPRIIVFSKGDLSQSEKAYNLTRGVFEEMGFKSYLISAINKQGIKNLLEELYKLIRR; this comes from the coding sequence GTGCGATTTATTGACGAAGTAAAAATATCTGTAGTCGCTGGAAATGGCGGCAGTGGATGCGTGTCTTGGCGACGAGAGAAGTTTGTTCCATTTGGTGGGCCCGATGGTGGCAACGGAGGAAGCGGCGGAAGTGTTATTTTTCAGGCCGAGTCTGGACTCAATACACTGATCGATTTTAGCTTTAATCCAATAATAACCGCCGAAAATGGGAATGACGGCGAAGCTAATCAGAGAACCGGCAAGAACGGCTTAGATACTATCTGCAAGGTTCCAGTTGGAACACAGGTATTCTTTGGCGATAAGTTGGTTGCCGATATTTCTTCTGGCAAGGCGCGCTGGATTGCGGCTCGCGGTGGAAATGGTGGCAAGGGAAACGCGTTTTTTAAGTCAGCCGTAAATCAGGCCCCAGACTTCGCTCAGACTGGACAAGCTGGAGAGAAATTCGAATTTACGCTAATACTAAAATCCATCGCGGACGTTGGACTAGTTGGATTGCCAAACGTTGGAAAATCTACATTTATCGCCAGCATATCAGCAGCGTCACCTAAAATAGCCGACTACCCATTTACAACGCTAAGGCCAAACCTCGGCGTAGTGGATCTGGGAGAAGATAGGAAGTTTGTCGTGGCCGACATCCCGGGCCTTATTCCCGGAGCCCATCTTGGCAAAGGCTTGGGCATAACTTTTCTTAAACACATCGAACGCACAAAAGTCCTTGCCCAATTTATCGACGTAAGTGTCGATTCAGCGCCCAACGAAAGAGAAGTTAACAAAGCAGAAAAAAATGACGATACCTATATAGTAGAGGCGGCAATTCGGCAATTTAAGGCTATAGATAATGAATTGGGAGAGTTCTCAGCAACTTTGATAAAGCTACCGAGAATAATAGTATTTTCCAAGGGAGACTTGAGCCAATCCGAAAAAGCCTACAATCTAACGCGAGGTGTATTTGAAGAAATGGGGTTTAAAAGCTACTTAATTTCTGCTATAAACAAGCAAGGCATTAAGAATCTTTTAGAAGAGTTGTATAAACTTATTAGGAGGTAA
- a CDS encoding ComF family protein: MLSRVLDFIYPPTCAVCSGALKSSNTKPLLCTQCDPARRATPCNLVSRKLPVASNIANLHDALHSCLRCGEPSPPNYQKNPICVACEVWPPPLRYVRSLWYYENQAENCIKAFKYGNKHRLANYFANQLLAALCGSEHYLPIFADANINDISAVQSVWDLMLPLPSSHSSTRMRGYAHMAFITRILSRNLGVSASLEALYSPTNRLAQAKLGYKERFQNAKSAFAARGKVVKGKKIVLIDDVMTTGASLWSAAWCLLDAGAISVDALTISRSKHFGSLRLNSARQHIAESFVA; encoded by the coding sequence ATGTTATCGCGCGTTTTAGATTTTATATATCCGCCAACTTGTGCCGTATGTAGCGGCGCACTAAAGAGTAGCAATACGAAGCCGCTCCTTTGCACGCAGTGCGATCCCGCAAGACGAGCAACCCCATGCAATCTCGTTTCCCGCAAACTACCTGTCGCGAGCAATATTGCGAATTTGCACGATGCTCTGCATTCCTGCCTTCGCTGCGGAGAGCCATCTCCACCAAATTACCAAAAAAATCCCATTTGCGTAGCCTGCGAAGTGTGGCCACCACCACTTAGATACGTTCGCTCGCTTTGGTACTATGAGAACCAGGCCGAAAACTGCATAAAAGCATTCAAATACGGCAACAAACATCGGCTAGCAAACTATTTTGCAAATCAACTCCTCGCCGCTTTGTGCGGCTCAGAACACTATTTGCCAATTTTTGCCGATGCGAATATTAACGACATTAGTGCTGTACAGTCGGTTTGGGATCTAATGTTGCCCCTACCCTCTTCTCACTCATCTACGCGAATGCGCGGTTACGCGCACATGGCTTTTATCACAAGAATACTCAGTCGCAATCTTGGCGTTAGTGCAAGCCTTGAGGCACTGTATTCGCCGACGAATCGCCTTGCGCAGGCAAAACTGGGATACAAAGAGCGCTTTCAGAACGCAAAATCCGCTTTTGCGGCACGAGGGAAGGTAGTTAAGGGAAAGAAAATAGTTTTAATCGATGACGTAATGACTACAGGAGCTAGTCTTTGGTCTGCGGCCTGGTGCTTGCTCGATGCGGGCGCTATTAGCGTAGATGCTCTGACCATTTCGCGCTCTAAACATTTTGGCAGTTTGCGCTTGAATTCTGCTAGACAACACATTGCGGAGAGCTTTGTTGCATGA